One genomic window of Arachis hypogaea cultivar Tifrunner chromosome 8, arahy.Tifrunner.gnm2.J5K5, whole genome shotgun sequence includes the following:
- the LOC112707621 gene encoding pentatricopeptide repeat-containing protein At3g57430, chloroplastic has product MSTCLTLTHSLSYPSLPNSPAIPTIHSPPPSATPTTTTTAATVSEPHSSPSWTDLLRSQAQSSSFHEAISTYTAMIAAGASPDNFAFPSVLKSVAAVGDLDLGKQVHAHVVKFGYAGAVPVANSLVNMYGKCGDIHDSRRVFDKISDRDDISWNSMIAAACRFELWELSLQLFRSMMSDSVDPTSFTLVSIAHACSNIDDGLWFGKQVHAYGLRNHGLGTFTNNALVTMYAKLGRVDDAKALFDVFDDKDVVSFNTIISALSQNDRFLKALSYLRLMVCNGVRPDAVTLASILPACSQLEMLWVGKELHCYAVRSADLIGNSFVACALVDMYCNCKQAEMGRRVFDGVLRRTLAVWNAMISGYVRNEFYEEALELFIEMLSVSELCPNTTTLSSVLPACVPCKGFLDKEGIHGYIVKRGHEKDKYVQNALMDMYSRMGKLEISKRIFSSIDKRDIVSWNTIITGCVVCGFHDDALNLLHEMQSGQGENRSYILGDYEDNGSLPLRPNSVTLMTVLPGCAALAALGKGKEIHAYAIKQLLATDVAVGSALVDMYAKCGCLKLSRIVFDQMPMRNVITWNALIMAYGMHGKGKEALELFRRMEAEEDNNGGVSPNEVTYISIFAACSHSGMVDEGLSLYHTMKVNHGIEPTADHYACLVDLLGRSGQVEEAYKLINRMPSNMSKVDAWSSLLGACRIHQNVEIGEIAAKHLLDLEPYVASHYVLLSNIYSSAGLWDQAMDVRKKMKEMGVRKEPGCSWIEHGDEVHNFLAGDSSHPQSKELHEYLETLSERMKKEGYVPDTSCVLHNVDDEEKETMLCGHSERLAIAFGLLNTPHGTTVRVAKNLRVCNDCHAATKFISKLVDREIILRDVRRFHHFKNGTCSCGDYW; this is encoded by the coding sequence ATGTCTACTTGTCTTACTCTGACCCACTCCCTCTCTTATCCATCTCTCCCTAACTCCCCTGCCATCCCAACCATCCACTCTCCTCCGCCATCCGCCACCCCAACAACCACCACTACAGCCGCCACTGTCTCTGAACCCCATTCTTCTCCATCATGGACGGATCTCCTCCGCTCCCAGGCTCAATCCTCATCGTTCCACGAAGCCATCTCCACCTACACAGCCATGATCGCTGCCGGCGCTTCTCCCGACAACTTCGCCTTCCCTTCCGTCCTCAAGTCCGTCGCCGCCGTCGGCGACCTGGATCTTGGAAAACAGGTTCACGCCCATGTAGTTAAATTCGGTTACGCCGGCGCCGTGCCCGTGGCCAACTCCCTCGTCAATATGTACGGAAAATGCGGCGACATCCACGATTCCCGCCGGGTGTTCGACAAAATCTCTGACAGGGACGATATCTCGTGGAACTCGATGATTGCCGCGGCGTGCCGGTTTGAGCTCTGGGAACTGTCCCTACAACTCTTCCGCTCAATGATGTCAGATTCCGTGGATCCCACGTCATTCACGCTCGTAAGCATTGCTCATGCGTGCTCCAACATTGATGATGGTTTGTGGTTTGGAAAGCAAGTGCATGCTTATGGTTTGAGGAATCATGGTTTGGGAACGTTCACTAATAATGCTTTGGTGACAATGTATGCCAAATTGGGAAGGGTTGATGATGCTAAAGCTTtgtttgatgtgtttgatgataAGGACGTGGTTTCTTTTAACACAATTATAAGTGCACTGTCTCAGAATGATAGATTTTTAAAAGCTTTGTCATATTTAAGGCTTATGGTATGTAATGGTGTTAGGCCTGATGCGGTTACTTTGGCTAGTATTCTCCCTGCTTGCTCTCAATTGGAGATGTTGTGGGTTGGGAAGGAGTTGCATTGTTATGCAGTGAGGAGCGCGGATTTGATTGGGAATTCATTCGTTGCTTGTGCCTTGGTTGACATGTATTGCAACTGCAAGCAAGCTGAAATGGGTAGGAGAGTTTTTGATGGGGTGTTGAGGAGGACTTTGGCTGTGTGGAATGCTATGATTTCTGGTTATGTGAGGAATGAGTTCTACGAAGAGGCGTTAGAACTCTTCATTGAGATGCTTAGTGTATCAGAACTTTGTCCAAATACTACCACATTGTCTAGTGTTTTGCCTGCTTGTGTGCCTTGTAAAGGATTTTTGGATAAAGAAGGGATCCATGGCTACATAGTGAAAAGGGGACATGAGAAGGATAAGTATGTGCAGAATGCACTTATGGACATGTATTCCAGGATGGGAAAATTAGAAATTTCGAAGAGGATATTTAGCAGTATAGATAAAAGAGATATAGTGTCTTGGAACACAATAATCACTGGCTGCGTTGTCTGTGGTTTCCATGATGATGCGCTTAATCTTCTGCATGAAATGCAAAGTGGTCAAGGAGAAAATAGGAGTTACATATTGGGTGATTATGAGGATAATGGAAGCCTCCCGCTCAGGCCAAACTCGGTGACACTGATGACAGTGCTTCCCGGTTGCGCAGCTTTGGCTGCTCTAGGTAAAGGCAAGGAGATTCATGCTTATGCTATCAAACAATTGTTGGCAACAGATGTTGCAGTGGGAAGTGCGCTAGTTGACATGTATGCAAAATGTGGTTGCTTGAAGCTCTCTAGAATAGTCTTTGATCAAATGCCTATGAGGAATGTTATTACTTGGAATGCTCTTATCATGGCCTATGGAATGCATGGTAAAGGGAAAGAAGCTTTGGAGCTTTTCAGAAGAATGGAGGCAGAGGAAGACAACAATGGAGGAGTAAGCCCAAATGAGGTGACCTATATCTCCATTTTCGCAGCATGTAGTCACTCAGGGATGGTGGATGAAGGCCTTAGTTTATACCATACAATGAAAGTTAACCATGGAATTGAACCTACGGCTGACCATTATGCTTGTCTTGTAGACTTGCTTGGTCGTTCTGGTCAGGTGGAAGAGGCATATAAACTGATCAACAGAATGCCATCCAACATGAGTAAAGTCGATGCCTGGAGTAGCTTGCTCGGTGCATGTCGAATCCACCAGAATGTAGAAATTGGTGAAATTGCTGCCAAGCATCTACTTGACTTAGAGCCATATGTAGCTAGTCATTATGTTCTGTTGTCTAACATATACTCTTCAGCTGGACTTTGGGATCAAGCAATGGATGTTaggaagaaaatgaaggagatgggaGTGAGAAAAGAACCTGGTTGTAGTTGGATTGAGCATGGTGATGAGGTTCATAACTTTTTGGCTGGTGATTCTTCACACCCACAGAGTAAGGAACTCCATGAATATCTTGAAACACTGTCggaaagaatgaagaaggaggGATATGTACCTGACACTTCATGTGTGCTTCACAATGTCGATGACGAAGAGAAAGAAACCATGCTCTGTGGGCACAGTGAGAGACTTGCAATAGCTTTTGGCCTTCTAAACACCCCCCATGGAACTACCGTTAGAGTTGCTAAAAACCTTAGAGTTTGCAATGACTGCCATGCTGCTACTAAATTCATATCAAAGCTTGTGGACAGGGAGATCATTCTAAGAGATGTAAGAAGGTTCCATCATTTCAAAAATGGAACTTGCTCTTGTGGTGATTATTGGTGA
- the LOC112707622 gene encoding pentatricopeptide repeat-containing protein At4g20090 isoform X1 encodes MSKYSKLLYEHTLKLGFPSMQTLPSCSYSSTWKPHLPGATHEPQPPPSPSPPVSVGIFTSGTNRGSRKWGSYSPGDLTFYSLIENYASSFDFVSLEKVLDQMKREKRVFIEKNFIVMFKAYGKAHLPEKAVDLFRRMEVEFQCKKTVKSLNSVLNVIIQEGLFNRALEFYSDVDASTSLNIQPNVLTFNLIIKALCKLGLVDKAIEAFREMPPRGCAPDTYTYSTLMDGLCKEGRIDEAVLLLDEMQIEGTLTTPAVFNVLINALCKKGDLERTSKLVDNMFLKGCVPNEMTYNALVHGLCLKGKLNKAVDLLNQMVSNKCVPNDVTYGTLINGFVKNGRTIDGVCVLLSLEERGHRGNEHIYSSLISGLFKEGKSEEAMRLWKEMVEKGCQPNTIVYSALIDGLCRVGKPDEARKLLVEMKNKGYLPNSFTYSSLMKGFFNIGDSHNAILVWKEMTASNSNHNEVSYSILINGLCKDGKLMEALMAWKQMLSRGIKLDVIAYSSMIHGFCNAQLVEQGLKLFHQMLCQPETQPDVVTYNILFHALCMQNSISRAIDVLNIMLDQGCDPDYITCDIFLRALRERVNPPQDGAEFLDELVVRLIKRQKVVGASKTIEVMLQKFLLPKGSTWATVVKHLCKPKKVRETIRECWSKLCH; translated from the coding sequence ATGTCAAAGTACTCAAAACTTCTCTACGAACATACCTTGAAGCTGGGTTTCCCTTCAATGCAGACACTTCCTTCTTGCTCTTACTCTTCCACATGGAAACCCCACCTTCCCGGTGCCACACATGAACCCCAACCACCCCCTTCACCTTCTCCTCCAGTTTCAGTTGGTATCTTCACATCAGGTACTAATAGGGGTTCTCGTAAATGGGGTTCTTACAGTCCGGGTGATTTGACTTTCTATTCCCTTATTGAGAATTATGCCTCTTCCTTTGATTTTGTGTCCTTGGAGAAGGTCTTAGACCAAATGAAGCGTGAAAAGAGAgtttttattgaaaagaatttcatTGTTATGTTCAAAGCTTATGGGAAAGCCCATTTGCCTGAGAAAGCTGTGGACTTGTTTCGTAGAATGGAGGTTGAGTTTCAGTGTAAGAAAACTGTGAAGTCTTTGAATTCAGTTCTCAATGTGATTATTCAGGAGGGTTTATTCAATCGTGCATTGGAGTTTTATTCTGATGTTGACGCATCCACGAGTTTGAATATTCAACCTAATGTACTCACTTTTAACTTGATTATTAAGGCATTGTGTAAGCTTGGTTTGGTTGATAAAGCAATTGAAGCGTTCAGGGAAATGCCACCTAGGGGTTGTGCTCCTGATACTTATACATATTCTACATTGATGGATGGGTTGTGCAAGGAGGGTAGGATTGATGAGGCCGTTTTGTTGTTAGATGAGATGCAGATTGAAGGTACCTTAACTACCCCTGCAGTGTTTAATGTGTTAATCAATGCATTGTGTAAGAAAGGTGACTTGGAGCGCACCTCCAAGCTAGTCGATAATATGTTTCTTAAAGGTTGCGTCCCGAATGAGATGACATATAATGCCCTTGTTCATGGCCTCTGTCTCAAAGGTAAGTTGAATAAGGCAGTTGATCTATTGAATCAAATGGTGTCTAATAAATGTGTGCCTAATGATGTCACGTATGGAACACTCATTAATGGTTTTGTTAAGAATGGTAGAACTATTGATGGGGTTTGTGTGTTGTTATCTTTGGAAGAGAGAGGCCATCGTGGGAATGAGCATATTTACTCTTCCCTCATTAGCGGCTTGTTCAAGGAGGGAAAATCAGAAGAGGCAATGCGATTGTGGAaggaaatggttgagaaaggaTGTCAACCGAATACTATTGTCTATAGTGCTCTTATAGATGGTCTTTGTCGAGTAGGGAAGCCAGATGAAGCAAGGAAACTCCTAGTTGAAATGAAGAATAAAGGTTACCTGCCTAATTCTTTTACTTATAGCTCCTTAATGAAGGGTTTTTTTAACATAGGCGATAGCCATAACGCTATTCTTGTTTGGAAAGAGATGACTGCTAGTAATTCTAATCATAATGAGGTTTCTTACAGTATACTTATTAATGGCTTATGCAAGGATGGGAAGCTTATGGAGGCCTTAATGGCGTGGAAGCAAATGCTGAGTAGAGGAATCAAACTAGATGTTATAGCTTACAGTTCAATGATTCATGGATTTTGTAACGCTCAGTTAGTAGAACAGGGCCTAAAGCTTTTTCACCAGATGCTTTGTCAGCCTGAAACACAACCTGATGTGGTTACCTACAACATACTTTTCCATGCTTTGTGCATGCAGAATAGCATCTCTCGCGCCATTGATGTTCTAAATATCATGCTAGATCAAGGTTGTGACCCTGATTATATTACTTGCGATATTTTCTTGCGAGCTTTAAGAGAAAGAGTGAACCCGCCTCAAGATGGGGCAGAGTTTTTGGATGAACTTGTAGTCCGCCTAATTAAGAGACAGAAAGTAGTAGGTGCTTCCAAAACAATAGAGGTGATGCTACAGAAGTTTTTACTTCCAAAAGGTTCTACTTGGGCCACAGTTGTAAAACATCTTTGCAAACCTAAAAAAGTTCGAGAAACCATTCGCGAATGTTGGAGCAAGCTGTGTCACTGA
- the LOC112707622 gene encoding uncharacterized protein isoform X3 encodes MSKYSKLLYEHTLKLGFPSMQTLPSCSYSSTWKPHLPGATHEPQPPPSPSPPVSVGIFTSGTNRGSRKWGSYSPGDLTFYSLIENYASSFDFVSLEKVLDQMKREKRVFIEKNFIVMFKAYGKAHLPEKAVDLFRRMEVEFQCKKTVKSLNSVLNVIIQEGLFNRALEFYSDVDASTSLNIQPNVLTFNLIIKALCKLGLVDKAIEAFREMPPRGCAPDTYTYSTLMDGLCKEGRIDEAVLLLDEMQIEGTLTTPAVFNVLINALCKKGDLERTSKLVDNMFLKGCVPNEMTYNALVHGLCLKGKLNKAVDLLNQMVSNKCVPNDVTYGTLINGFVKNGRTIDGVCVLLSLEERGHRGNEHIYSSLISGLFKEGKSEEAMRLWKEMVEKGCQPNTIVYSALIDGLCRVGKPDEARKLLVEMKNKGWEAYGGLNGVEANAE; translated from the exons ATGTCAAAGTACTCAAAACTTCTCTACGAACATACCTTGAAGCTGGGTTTCCCTTCAATGCAGACACTTCCTTCTTGCTCTTACTCTTCCACATGGAAACCCCACCTTCCCGGTGCCACACATGAACCCCAACCACCCCCTTCACCTTCTCCTCCAGTTTCAGTTGGTATCTTCACATCAGGTACTAATAGGGGTTCTCGTAAATGGGGTTCTTACAGTCCGGGTGATTTGACTTTCTATTCCCTTATTGAGAATTATGCCTCTTCCTTTGATTTTGTGTCCTTGGAGAAGGTCTTAGACCAAATGAAGCGTGAAAAGAGAgtttttattgaaaagaatttcatTGTTATGTTCAAAGCTTATGGGAAAGCCCATTTGCCTGAGAAAGCTGTGGACTTGTTTCGTAGAATGGAGGTTGAGTTTCAGTGTAAGAAAACTGTGAAGTCTTTGAATTCAGTTCTCAATGTGATTATTCAGGAGGGTTTATTCAATCGTGCATTGGAGTTTTATTCTGATGTTGACGCATCCACGAGTTTGAATATTCAACCTAATGTACTCACTTTTAACTTGATTATTAAGGCATTGTGTAAGCTTGGTTTGGTTGATAAAGCAATTGAAGCGTTCAGGGAAATGCCACCTAGGGGTTGTGCTCCTGATACTTATACATATTCTACATTGATGGATGGGTTGTGCAAGGAGGGTAGGATTGATGAGGCCGTTTTGTTGTTAGATGAGATGCAGATTGAAGGTACCTTAACTACCCCTGCAGTGTTTAATGTGTTAATCAATGCATTGTGTAAGAAAGGTGACTTGGAGCGCACCTCCAAGCTAGTCGATAATATGTTTCTTAAAGGTTGCGTCCCGAATGAGATGACATATAATGCCCTTGTTCATGGCCTCTGTCTCAAAGGTAAGTTGAATAAGGCAGTTGATCTATTGAATCAAATGGTGTCTAATAAATGTGTGCCTAATGATGTCACGTATGGAACACTCATTAATGGTTTTGTTAAGAATGGTAGAACTATTGATGGGGTTTGTGTGTTGTTATCTTTGGAAGAGAGAGGCCATCGTGGGAATGAGCATATTTACTCTTCCCTCATTAGCGGCTTGTTCAAGGAGGGAAAATCAGAAGAGGCAATGCGATTGTGGAaggaaatggttgagaaaggaTGTCAACCGAATACTATTGTCTATAGTGCTCTTATAGATGGTCTTTGTCGAGTAGGGAAGCCAGATGAAGCAAGGAAACTCCTAGTTGAAATGAAGAATAAAG GATGGGAAGCTTATGGAGGCCTTAATGGCGTGGAAGCAAATGCTGAGTAG
- the LOC112707622 gene encoding uncharacterized protein isoform X2 yields the protein MSKYSKLLYEHTLKLGFPSMQTLPSCSYSSTWKPHLPGATHEPQPPPSPSPPVSVGIFTSGTNRGSRKWGSYSPGDLTFYSLIENYASSFDFVSLEKVLDQMKREKRVFIEKNFIVMFKAYGKAHLPEKAVDLFRRMEVEFQCKKTVKSLNSVLNVIIQEGLFNRALEFYSDVDASTSLNIQPNVLTFNLIIKALCKLGLVDKAIEAFREMPPRGCAPDTYTYSTLMDGLCKEGRIDEAVLLLDEMQIEGTLTTPAVFNVLINALCKKGDLERTSKLVDNMFLKGCVPNEMTYNALVHGLCLKGKLNKAVDLLNQMVSNKCVPNDVTYGTLINGFVKNGRTIDGVCVLLSLEERGHRGNEHIYSSLISGLFKEGKSEEAMRLWKEMVEKGCQPNTIVYSALIDGLCRVGKPDEARKLLVEMKNKVYLLMAYARMGSLWRP from the exons ATGTCAAAGTACTCAAAACTTCTCTACGAACATACCTTGAAGCTGGGTTTCCCTTCAATGCAGACACTTCCTTCTTGCTCTTACTCTTCCACATGGAAACCCCACCTTCCCGGTGCCACACATGAACCCCAACCACCCCCTTCACCTTCTCCTCCAGTTTCAGTTGGTATCTTCACATCAGGTACTAATAGGGGTTCTCGTAAATGGGGTTCTTACAGTCCGGGTGATTTGACTTTCTATTCCCTTATTGAGAATTATGCCTCTTCCTTTGATTTTGTGTCCTTGGAGAAGGTCTTAGACCAAATGAAGCGTGAAAAGAGAgtttttattgaaaagaatttcatTGTTATGTTCAAAGCTTATGGGAAAGCCCATTTGCCTGAGAAAGCTGTGGACTTGTTTCGTAGAATGGAGGTTGAGTTTCAGTGTAAGAAAACTGTGAAGTCTTTGAATTCAGTTCTCAATGTGATTATTCAGGAGGGTTTATTCAATCGTGCATTGGAGTTTTATTCTGATGTTGACGCATCCACGAGTTTGAATATTCAACCTAATGTACTCACTTTTAACTTGATTATTAAGGCATTGTGTAAGCTTGGTTTGGTTGATAAAGCAATTGAAGCGTTCAGGGAAATGCCACCTAGGGGTTGTGCTCCTGATACTTATACATATTCTACATTGATGGATGGGTTGTGCAAGGAGGGTAGGATTGATGAGGCCGTTTTGTTGTTAGATGAGATGCAGATTGAAGGTACCTTAACTACCCCTGCAGTGTTTAATGTGTTAATCAATGCATTGTGTAAGAAAGGTGACTTGGAGCGCACCTCCAAGCTAGTCGATAATATGTTTCTTAAAGGTTGCGTCCCGAATGAGATGACATATAATGCCCTTGTTCATGGCCTCTGTCTCAAAGGTAAGTTGAATAAGGCAGTTGATCTATTGAATCAAATGGTGTCTAATAAATGTGTGCCTAATGATGTCACGTATGGAACACTCATTAATGGTTTTGTTAAGAATGGTAGAACTATTGATGGGGTTTGTGTGTTGTTATCTTTGGAAGAGAGAGGCCATCGTGGGAATGAGCATATTTACTCTTCCCTCATTAGCGGCTTGTTCAAGGAGGGAAAATCAGAAGAGGCAATGCGATTGTGGAaggaaatggttgagaaaggaTGTCAACCGAATACTATTGTCTATAGTGCTCTTATAGATGGTCTTTGTCGAGTAGGGAAGCCAGATGAAGCAAGGAAACTCCTAGTTGAAATGAAGAATAAAG TATACTTATTAATGGCTTATGCAAGGATGGGAAGCTTATGGAGGCCTTAA